From the genome of Tenrec ecaudatus isolate mTenEca1 chromosome 1, mTenEca1.hap1, whole genome shotgun sequence:
CATGCGGGCTGCACCTGGTCGCCTGCTTCTCACTGGTCCCCCTCCCCAGGACCTCCCCTGATGACCATGAACAAGATGAAGAACTTTAAGCGCCGCTTCTCCCTGTCCGTGCCACGCACCGAGACCATCGAGGAGTCCTTGACCGAGTTCACGGAGCAGTTCAATCAACTCCACAACCGCCGGAATGAGGGTGAGGGGCCCAGCCTCTCCCACCTTTGATGACCCCCCCTCGCAAAGCACCCCTGGCCTGCCCTTGCTTTTGTGCGACAGCGCCGCCACTGCTTCGGGCTCCTGGTTGCTGAGTTCAGGCTGGATTGGGGCACGGGCTTCCCTCCATACAGGGAAGCGACCTgacacctccctgcccccctcttagGCCTGCAGCTCGGTCCACTGGGCGGAGACCCCCAGCCAGAGCCCAGCACCTTCTCCCCCACGGACAGTGGGGAGGACCCAAGGCTGCTGTCCCCTGGCACACAGTACCGGCGGCAGAACCAGCGCCGATTCTCCATGGAGGTGAGACATGTACACAGGAGGTGACTGGCTCCGGAGCCAGACTTCATGGGTTCAGTTCCTAGTGCTGCCATTGTGCTGCATGTAACCGCTGGCAAGTTGCTGAGCCCCTTCGTACCAGGGTTTCCTCATCTCCAGAGAAGGTCACTCAGAGGTTAAATGGCCTAATCGATGCTAAGAGTGTAGAACATTCCAGGTACATAGCAATTTACTATTGTTTTCGCTGTTATGCTCACATGCACTGGGAGTAGTCACCTCGTGACGATCCTGCCCGTCAGAGGAGTAATGTAGCCGACTGGGCTTCCAGCACCTGGGGTCTTTTCCAAGATTACCGCCAGCTGCTGCGTCTGAGGTgttttgggtggatttgaacccccaactGAGCATGTAGCCACTTGTACCACCAGGGACTGGCGGGTGTCCCCGTATGTGAAAGCGTGCTTATGGACTCCGTGTCTGCAGGCTCAGAGCGGGAGGGAGTACCCAAGGGCACGCAGCAGCCCCTGGCATTCATGCCTATGGGCTGACTGCACCCATCCTGGATGGGGCCTTTGAGGGCTGCTCTGCAGCGCCCAGGGTGAGAGACGAGGGCCCCACAGCAGTCTCTACCTGAGAGCAAGCATGGTGTCCCTGCTTTCCGGTCCTGATCCCTGCAGGACATCAGCAAGAGGCTCTCTCTGCCCACGGACATCCGCCTGCCTCCGGAGTTCCTGCAGAAGCTTCAGTTGGAGAGTCCGGCCTTGCCCAAGCCGCTCAGCCGCATGTCCCGCCGCGCGTCCCTAGTGAGTTCCAGGACAGACAAGGAAAGACGGGCTGTCACGGAGGGACACCCTTTCCCCAGCCTGGACACACCAGTCTGGCCATCACCTGTCCCCGCTACCTGCATCCATTTCTGGAATGGCTGCTGGGGCTCTGGCGCCACCTGCTGGCCACAGCAGATTCAGCTAGCCTTCCTTCTTGTATAGCATCCGTTCCCTGGGTCGATCCCCTGGGGCCAAAGTCACTCCCCAGTCCCGGGGTGCGCCACCAGGGTAAGATCAGTCCACCAGCTGGAACCTGGTTCTGAGACCTGGCTGCCTGTCAGATGTGCCTGGGAGCATCTTACACAGAGACTTGCCACTACCCACAGGTTCAGGGCCACAGGATCAGCACAGTTGagggttgaggaccactgatctAGATGCTGAGGAGGGAGACAGAGCCAGGCACAAGATGAAATGAAGAAAGGGGCACAGTACCTGCCCTCAGGAGCTTGTCATCTGGGCTAGGCAGACAGGGGGAGACAGGTGTGGATCGGTCCCAGGAGCCAGCATTCCGCTGGGTGTGGGAGGAAGAGGCGTGAGGCTGGGAGGGGCCCACCTCACACTgccactctcagggagaaagcggaGAGGAGACCAGGAGACCACGGTCCTGGTAGCCTCAGCTGTCCCTCTTGCTTCCAACAGgctggaggttggggaaaggagggTGGTGTGCTGTTGAGGCCCCTGGGTGGGGGTGCCCCAGGGGGCTGTCACTCACAGGAGCATACTTCTCTCCTCAGTCAGACATCGGCTTCGGGAAACTGGAAACATACGTGAAGCTGGACAAACTGGGGGAGGTAAGCGGCTCGGTCTTCTAGGGCAGGGTGGCTGCAAGGCCGGCAGGGCTGCCAGGCACCCAGCTCCCCCCTATCACTGTTTGCCTGGATGCGGAGGGGTCCGATCGGGACCCTGCAGCCAGGTGCTGCAGTGACCCTGGAAGGGTCCTGGAAGGGGATGCACACGTGGGGAGGTCCACAGGCTCCGGCAGAGGCTAGCCTTCCTCTCTGCCAGGACTCCTCGCATGGGTTCTGAGGCCCTGGGCAAGCACGTGGCCTTGCTTCCTTCGTCGGTCAAATGGAGATGTCATGGTTCATCCTCATAGGATTGGGAGGCTTAAACAAACACTCCCCACTTTCCCTTAAACACAGTAAAGCTTCTTGTGGTCCTTGGATGGTGCAGAGAGTGCACGCACGCTGCCGCTCCCTGGGAGGTTGGGGGCTGAGGCCACCCGGAGGTGCCTCGGGAGAGAGGCCTGGCGATCCGCTTCTGCACACTCCGCCCCTGAAAGCCTCGTGGGGAGGCAGGAAGTTGGCGGAGACTCAGTGGCAACAGGCTAATACATTTGGTAGCGCTGAGACAAGTGAGACACACAATGAAAACCCAAAAAGCAAATCCAAACTCCCTGCTACCGAGCAGGCCCTGACTCAGaggacagcgtggaactgcctctgtgggcttccaagactgtaactctttgtcggagtagaaagcttcccttTTTTGCTTGGGGAGTGacttggtggcttcgaactgctgaccttgtggttggctgcccaatgtgtaaccaccatgccaggaGAGCTCCTGGAGCGACCTGTATGCCTAACCATTAGCCATCATGGTGTCgggctggaggtgggggaggtTAACAGAGAGAAGGAAGACTGGGTCCTCCCCCTTGAGGACCACAGGGAGGAGCCTCCATGTGAGGTCAGCACAGCACACAGAGAACAAAAAGAGCATCCTCACAGGAGGCCAGCACCCTGGAGGCAGAGGCAGGAACAGGTCAGTGTATAGGAATGGCTTCCCAGAGGAAGGACCTTTGGAAGAAAAAGAACTTCAGTGACATGGGGAGGATGCTTTGGCTAAGGATGCAGCCCACTGGAAGGCCCTGAGAAGGGAAGGGTCTGGACACAGGTGACGGGGCTTAACCGGGGCCCGGGGCTGATGAGGTCCTTGTTCCAGGGCACCTACGCCACAGTCTTCAAAGGGCGCAGCAAGCTGACGGAGAACCTGGTGGCTCTGAAGGAGATCCGGCTGGAGCATGAGGAGGGGGCCCCCTGCACGGCCATCCGAGAAGGTACAGCCCACCCCAAGTGCTGCCTTTCCTGGGAGCACCCTGGGAGGAGCTTGGGAGCAGAGGTCACTTCCAGAgtaggggttcttgcggggggcaGTTCCAGAAAGAGAGGGCCTGGGGGCACCTGTGGCCGGCCTCAGGGACCAGGTGGACCTGTCTCCCCACAGTGTCTCTGCTGAAGAACCTGAAGCATGCCAACATCGTGACCCTGCACGACCTCATTCACACGGAGCGGTCCCTCACGCTGGTGTTCGAGTACCTGGTGGGTGGGGCTGGCGGGCCCATCCCTGTGCTGGGGGGCCTCCAGGACGCTCCCAAGCAGGGTGGGGTAAGGGCTCTGGCCTGGGCACAGCTGGGAACCCAGGGCCTGATATGTCCTACGGCCTGTCTCACCgctgggcttgggcttgggctgggCCTCGGAGGGGCTTCCAGCCAGGGGTCAGGACGGGCTCTGTGTTCCAGGACAGCGACCTGAAGCAGTACCTGGACCACTGCGGGAACCTCATGAGCATGCACAATGTCAAGGTGAGGGCCTCCGTGCCAGGGATCCCCACCTGGGGACCCACTCTTGCTCTGCTTGCTCAGCCCTTTCACCGTAGGCAGGAGGGAAGGGGCCAGGCCTTCGGTGAGCCCTGGAACCCAGgcccagggccttcctcccttGCCTCCCGCCTCTGCCTCTGCTGATCCATTTCCCCAGCTGTCAGAGGGGGTCCCTCCAGAGTAAAGGAAGCCTTGGGGGAGCTCAGCTGAATAGCCGGACAACTCCCCCTGGCGGGCTTTCGGCCCCTCTGCACATAGAGCCGTCCCCTCCGAGGACGCTCCCCCCTGAACAGAACCAGCTTGTCCAAGCCTAGTGCCAACCCCTCCTCAACCCCAGAGGGACACAGCCCCCCTTCATGACTGCTTGCTTCTCCCCTCCCTGCCAGATCTTCATGTTCCAGCTGCTCCGGGGGCTTGCCTACTGCCACCGTCGCAAGATCCTGCACCGGGACCTGAAGCCGCAGAACCTGCTCATCAATGAGAGAGGGGAGCTGAAGCTGGCTGACTTTGGTAAGGGCTGGCCCGGGGGTCTGGAGGGtggatgctgggggtgggggatggactGGATTGTCGACTGAGTGCACCTGTGAGTGGAGGCTCAGTGCCCTGTCTGTCCCCAGGACTGGCCCGAGCCAAGTCAGTGCCCACGAAGACCTATTCCAACGAGGTCGTGACACTGTGGTATCGGCCTCCTGATGTGCTGCTGGGCTCCACAGAGTACTCCACCCCCATCGATATGTGGTGAGTGAGGCGTGGGGCCTTCCCACGCTGCCAGACGCTCCTTTgctgccccgtgggcttctggGAAATATGCCCTCCCTTCTGACGGAAAGCCGGTGGGCCGCTGCTGAACAGGGGATTGAAATTAGAGGTAGAGAGGGCATCTGAATACGGAGCATATAGATGCTCCCTGAGTGAACATCTGGGATGTGCCCCCAAGAGCGGGCAGGGGATGTCAGAAGCTCCTGAGGGCATGGGGTGCCCCCCCCTCCCGCACAGTAGATGCAAGAAAACAATTCCTAAGTGTCACTTGGACTGGAGGTCTTGGGAGGGATGCCCCATTATCTTCACGCTAAAATTAACACACAGGTGCTATCAGTGGATGAAAAGCTAAAGCAAAGTGTCCCATCAAAGGCTAGGTGGCCTGTGCCCCACGGTTTGCCTGGAGAGGGCTTCTGCGTGCAGGCCCTACGGGTGGACGGTGGTGAGGGCATGAGTCAGGATGCTGGCCCAAGCTCCCAGGGTGATGAAGCCCACCATAGAGGCTGCTGTCggagctgggctgggctgggagccACCCCTGCCCTGTCACCAGCACCCACCCGTGGCCTGTCCCTTCCCCTGCTTGTTGCTCCCCACAGGGGCGTGGGCTGCATCCACTACGAGATGGCCACAGGGAGGCCCCTCTTCCCGGGCTCCACAGTGAAAGAGGAGCTGCATCTCATCTTCCGACTCCTGGGTCAGTGTCCTGCCACTCCTTGCCATGCACACCAGGGGGCACTGGAGCTCCACCCCACCTGGCACCCGAAGAGgctgcactgggctgcaaaccagtGGCCTTACCCCTTCTCGCCCTCACCGTCCACGCTGCACCCCTCACCCATGCCCCCCACTCCCTCTCTTCCATCCAGGGACCCCTACAGAAGAAATGTGGCCAGGTGTCACGGCCCTCACCGAGTTCCAAGCCTATAACTTTCCCCGGTACCTGCCCCAGCCGCTCATCAGCCACGCTCCCAGGTATCCTGGACCACAGGTAGCTCCTGTCTCCCACGTCACCCCCTGGCCCTGGCTTCCCCTCCACGAGGGCCCTCCCCATCACATCCCACCCCCACACAGCAAGGCCTGCATCTGCTCTTTCCCCCAACA
Proteins encoded in this window:
- the CDK18 gene encoding cyclin-dependent kinase 18; its protein translation is MTMNKMKNFKRRFSLSVPRTETIEESLTEFTEQFNQLHNRRNEGLQLGPLGGDPQPEPSTFSPTDSGEDPRLLSPGTQYRRQNQRRFSMEDISKRLSLPTDIRLPPEFLQKLQLESPALPKPLSRMSRRASLSDIGFGKLETYVKLDKLGEGTYATVFKGRSKLTENLVALKEIRLEHEEGAPCTAIREVSLLKNLKHANIVTLHDLIHTERSLTLVFEYLDSDLKQYLDHCGNLMSMHNVKIFMFQLLRGLAYCHRRKILHRDLKPQNLLINERGELKLADFGLARAKSVPTKTYSNEVVTLWYRPPDVLLGSTEYSTPIDMWGVGCIHYEMATGRPLFPGSTVKEELHLIFRLLGTPTEEMWPGVTALTEFQAYNFPRYLPQPLISHAPRLDPEGINLLSSLLLYESKSRVSAEAALSHPYFRSLGEDVHQLEDTASVFSLKDIQLQKDPGSRNLAFHQPGRGKGRRQSIF